A region of Peptococcaceae bacterium DNA encodes the following proteins:
- a CDS encoding 4Fe-4S binding protein, translating to MKRKIVKIDEEKCTGCGLCIDACHEGALQLVNGKAALVSESYCDGLGACLPECPAGAITLEERDAAAFDEEAVKKHMEDRQNFEAGMLACGCAGAHVKTIERQEDTAPAPAAAAASQLRQWPCQIRLVPVNAPYLDNASLLVAADCTAYAYAGIHNDFMRNRITIIGCPKLDGLDYSEKLTEILKAHELKSVTVLRMEVPCCGGIASAVKQALINSGKMIPWRIVTVTTDGRIKED from the coding sequence GTGAAAAGGAAAATAGTGAAGATTGACGAGGAAAAGTGCACCGGCTGCGGACTGTGCATCGACGCCTGTCACGAGGGAGCCCTGCAGCTTGTGAACGGCAAGGCGGCGCTTGTGTCGGAAAGCTACTGCGACGGCCTCGGAGCATGTCTGCCGGAGTGCCCGGCTGGAGCCATCACTCTGGAAGAGCGCGACGCGGCTGCATTTGATGAAGAGGCGGTAAAGAAGCACATGGAAGACCGGCAGAATTTTGAGGCAGGAATGCTTGCCTGCGGCTGCGCCGGCGCCCACGTCAAAACTATTGAGAGGCAGGAGGACACAGCACCCGCACCCGCCGCGGCAGCCGCGTCACAACTTCGCCAGTGGCCCTGCCAGATCAGGCTGGTGCCGGTCAACGCCCCTTACTTAGACAATGCCAGCCTGCTTGTAGCAGCCGACTGCACAGCTTACGCCTATGCCGGCATCCACAACGACTTCATGCGCAACAGAATCACCATCATCGGCTGCCCGAAGCTGGACGGACTGGACTACTCAGAGAAACTGACAGAAATATTAAAGGCGCATGAACTAAAAAGCGTCACCGTGCTCCGCATGGAGGTGCCCTGCTGCGGCGGCATTGCCAGCGCGGTCAAACAGGCGCTCATCAACAGCGGCAAAATGATCCCGTGGCGCATCGTCACTGTCACCACCGACGGGAGAATCAAAGAAGATTAG
- a CDS encoding Crp/Fnr family transcriptional regulator, translating to MNRYEKNEWASVAGEKFTGLGVVLAGEVVVAKENAAGDRVIIAVNGPGEMFGEMAAFSGDGVWPMMVMARTACTIMFLPAGKIVGSCENSCLSHKQLITNMLEIVSDKALMLHRKVEYLAIKSLRGKISTFLLEQYKRTGNTTFMIPLKRNELADFLNVSRPSLSREMCRLRDEGVIEFHRDSIKIKEVDALRNMAG from the coding sequence GTGAACAGATACGAAAAGAATGAATGGGCGTCCGTTGCCGGCGAAAAATTTACCGGCCTGGGGGTGGTCCTTGCCGGCGAGGTGGTGGTTGCCAAAGAAAACGCTGCCGGCGACCGGGTCATTATTGCGGTAAACGGCCCTGGAGAGATGTTCGGCGAGATGGCCGCGTTTTCTGGAGACGGCGTGTGGCCTATGATGGTAATGGCCAGGACGGCATGCACGATAATGTTTCTGCCGGCCGGAAAAATAGTCGGGAGCTGTGAAAATTCGTGTTTAAGCCACAAGCAGCTGATTACGAACATGCTTGAGATTGTTTCAGACAAGGCGCTCATGCTGCACCGGAAGGTGGAATACCTGGCGATTAAGAGCCTGCGGGGGAAAATAAGTACTTTTTTGCTGGAGCAGTATAAAAGGACGGGCAATACCACGTTCATGATACCTCTGAAGCGGAACGAGCTGGCGGACTTCCTGAACGTTTCCCGCCCGTCGCTTTCGCGCGAGATGTGCAGGTTGAGGGATGAAGGGGTTATCGAGTTCCACAGGGATTCCATAAAAATCAAAGAAGTAGATGCTTTACGAAATATGGCCGGATAA